In Phoenix dactylifera cultivar Barhee BC4 chromosome 11, palm_55x_up_171113_PBpolish2nd_filt_p, whole genome shotgun sequence, the following are encoded in one genomic region:
- the LOC103697618 gene encoding F-box protein SKIP14-like gives MALNSAPSSSFTIPTYSEDNHWPDCGINNIYGYGRNNGWSDDDDDSYDPIDLLPADPFGMDNDTFSAVIAGMFEDCELGDQELFVGWDYVWNSSLVDSSGSQLNSDDEFDGWEEVSFSEFYENESPGEELMSNLDVEEAFNSGTVEVSDFDGEERSPHEGFLFALGYLAVQDLLSVEMVCRSLRFAVQNDPLLWRCIHIDSQLSETITDVTLLQLTQRAQGNLQCLSLVACSRITDDGLRCVLESNPRLSKLSIPGCLRLTVEALINNLKALKLSGVLGLKHLELGRLFKITNKHYEELKKLLGADQLQHSEVRRPRYYHSGHSFLSCDDGPAIDIEICPMCQKLKIVYDCPAQSCQEKGPEQCRACDICIARCVHCGSCIKNNKYVETFCLEYLCSACWKQPH, from the exons ATGGCTCTAAATTCTGCACCCAGCTCCTCCTTCACGATCCCAACCTATTCCGAGGATAATCATTGGCCGGACTGCGGGATCAATAATATTTATGGGTATGGAAGGAATAATGGATggtctgatgatgatgatgattcttATGATCCGATCGACCTGTTGCCGGCTGATCCTTTTGGGATGGACAACGATACCTTCTCTGCTGTGATCGCTGGAATGTTTGAAGATTGCGAGCTGGGTGATCAAGAATTGTTTGTGGGCTGGGATTATGTTTGGAATAGTTCTTTGGTGGATTCTTCAGGATCCCAGTTGAAttctgatgatgaatttgatggttGGGAAGAGGTGAGCTTCTCGGAGTTTTACGAGAATGAATCCCCTGGGGAGGAATTGATGTCCAACTTGGATGTTGAAGAAGCTTTCAACTCTGGCACGGTTGAAGTATCTGACTTTGATGGAGAGGAGAGGTCTCCTCATGAGGGTTTTCTTTTTGCTCTTGGTTACTTGGCGGTTCAGGACCTCCTCTCTGTTGAGATGGTCTGCAGGTCTCTTCGTTTTGCTGTGCAAAATGATCCACTACTATGGAGATGCATCCACATTGATTCACAGTTGAGCGAGACGATCACCGATGTCACTCTACTGCAATTGACGCAGAGAGCTCAGGGAAATTTGCAGTGCTTGAGCCTGGTGGCGTGCTCGAGGATCACAGATGACGGACTGAGATGCGTTCTTGAAAGCAACCCAAGGCTCAGTAAG CTTAGCATTCCTGGATGTTTGAGGCTTACTGTTGAGGCCCTCATCAACAACCTGAAGGCTTTGAAGTTGTCAGGTGTATTGGGTTTAAAGCACCTAGAACTTGGCAGGCTTTTTAAAATAACAAACAAACACTATGAAGAGCTGAAGAAATTATTAGGTGCAGACCAACTCCAGCATTCTGAAGTCCGCAGGCCACGGTATTATCACAGTGGACATTCCTTTTTGTCTTGTGATGATGGGCCGGCTATAGATATTGAAATCTGTCCCATGTGTCAGAAGTTAAAGATTGTTTATGATTGCCCCGCACAAAGCTGCCAAGAAAAAGGGCCTGAGCAGTGTAGGGCTTGTGATATTTGCATTGCTAGGTGCGTACACTGTGGGAGTTGCATCAAGAACAACAAGTATGTGGAGACTTTTTGTCTTGAATATCTTTGTTCAGCTTGTTGGAAGCAGCCACACTAG